One genomic segment of Paenibacillus sp. FSL H8-0332 includes these proteins:
- a CDS encoding cohesin domain-containing protein → MNKRNRFKRAIRGMKVLPLMMSMIREAAADNTAPAMSVEVTTDKETYNPGEEVTVLVHLKDFAPNDHGYSYLNFIIQYDSQVFDNLEYTQHSVYAEGNYTAGSEVDNLFQFNFQSPVDGSIYLGKNTSMRGIDIQVEASSGQQTIPAVDQTLVTFKLRVKELTLAYSSTISLANEFTRIRTSEAANSFYLYSPDVTANSPARLEITQSPSVSVFSSGSNTNQLL, encoded by the coding sequence ATGAATAAAAGGAATAGATTCAAGCGGGCAATCAGAGGGATGAAGGTACTGCCGCTTATGATGTCCATGATTCGTGAGGCTGCAGCGGATAACACCGCACCTGCGATGTCTGTTGAGGTTACCACTGACAAAGAAACCTATAATCCGGGGGAAGAAGTTACCGTGCTGGTGCATTTAAAAGACTTCGCGCCAAATGACCACGGCTACAGCTATCTTAATTTCATCATTCAATATGACAGCCAGGTATTCGATAACCTTGAATATACACAGCACTCGGTCTATGCGGAAGGAAATTATACGGCTGGGAGCGAGGTCGATAACCTGTTCCAGTTCAATTTCCAGAGCCCTGTGGATGGCAGTATCTATCTCGGAAAAAACACAAGTATGCGCGGCATTGATATTCAGGTTGAAGCGAGCAGCGGACAGCAGACGATTCCGGCGGTAGATCAGACTCTGGTTACGTTCAAGCTGCGGGTCAAGGAACTTACGCTTGCCTACTCCTCAACGATCAGCCTGGCCAATGAATTCACCAGAATCCGCACCTCCGAAGCCGCGAACAGCTTCTATCTCTACTCGCCCGATGTCACTGCAAACTCCCCGGCAAGGCTTGAAATTACCCAATCCCCGTCCGTCTCCGTCTTCTCTTCAGGGTCCAACACGAACCAGTTACTCTAA
- the hydA gene encoding dihydropyrimidinase, whose protein sequence is MKKIIKHGIIVTAADTYTGDILIEDGIISGIGLNLEAPGAEIIDASGCYVFPGGIDPHTHLDMPFGGTVTADDFETGTIAAAYGGTTTVIDFCLTTKGQPLQQAVDIWHHKSQDKAVIDYSFHLMVSELNDKVLSELPQIIEQEGITSLKVFMAYKNTFQADDGVLYKTLQAAKREGALVMVHAENGDVIEYLVDQALAAGNTDPLYHALTRPPELEGEATGRAAYLTGLTDSQLYVVHVTCAEAAWKIAEARKKGLRVYGETCPQYLVLDQSALAKPDFEGAKYVWSPPLREQWNQDVLWDALWSGTLQTIGSDQCSFNFKGQKELGRGDFSKIPNGGPTIEDRFSILYSEGVQKGRITLNKFVDIIATSSAKLFGLFPRKGTIAVGSDADIVIFDPAVERTLSAETHHMNVDYNAFEGLEVKGEPVSVLSRGEFVIRDKAFVGAAGQGKYLHRKRFGAEAPRPAQTEISGGGV, encoded by the coding sequence ATGAAGAAGATCATCAAGCACGGAATTATCGTTACAGCGGCAGATACGTATACGGGGGATATCCTGATTGAGGATGGAATCATCAGCGGAATCGGCCTGAATCTGGAAGCGCCGGGAGCGGAGATCATTGATGCTTCCGGCTGTTATGTCTTTCCGGGAGGGATTGATCCCCATACCCATCTGGATATGCCCTTCGGCGGTACGGTTACCGCCGATGACTTCGAGACCGGCACGATTGCCGCCGCATATGGCGGAACCACCACGGTGATCGATTTCTGCCTGACCACGAAGGGGCAGCCGCTCCAGCAGGCCGTAGATATCTGGCATCACAAATCGCAGGATAAAGCGGTCATCGACTACAGCTTCCACCTGATGGTGTCAGAGCTGAATGACAAGGTGCTCAGCGAGCTGCCGCAGATTATCGAGCAGGAGGGCATCACCTCGCTGAAGGTGTTCATGGCCTACAAAAACACGTTCCAGGCTGACGACGGGGTTCTGTATAAGACGCTTCAGGCGGCGAAGCGCGAAGGGGCGCTGGTAATGGTGCATGCCGAGAACGGCGATGTTATCGAATATCTGGTGGACCAGGCGCTGGCCGCAGGAAATACCGATCCGCTCTATCATGCGCTGACCCGTCCCCCTGAACTGGAGGGTGAGGCGACTGGCCGGGCGGCTTATTTGACCGGACTGACGGATTCACAGCTCTATGTGGTGCATGTCACCTGCGCCGAGGCGGCCTGGAAGATTGCAGAGGCCCGCAAGAAAGGGCTGCGCGTCTACGGTGAGACCTGCCCGCAGTATCTGGTGCTGGATCAGTCGGCGCTGGCGAAGCCGGACTTCGAAGGCGCTAAGTATGTCTGGTCCCCTCCGCTGCGCGAACAGTGGAACCAGGATGTGCTCTGGGATGCCCTCTGGAGCGGGACGCTGCAGACCATTGGCTCTGACCAGTGCTCATTCAACTTCAAGGGGCAGAAGGAGCTGGGGCGGGGTGATTTCTCGAAGATCCCGAACGGTGGCCCGACCATCGAGGACCGGTTCAGTATCCTCTACTCCGAAGGGGTGCAAAAGGGCCGGATCACGCTGAACAAATTCGTGGATATCATCGCCACCTCAAGCGCCAAGCTGTTCGGCCTGTTCCCTCGTAAGGGAACGATTGCAGTTGGCAGCGATGCCGATATTGTGATCTTCGACCCGGCAGTGGAACGGACACTGTCGGCAGAGACCCATCATATGAATGTGGACTATAATGCGTTCGAGGGGCTGGAGGTCAAGGGAGAGCCGGTCTCTGTGCTGAGCCGGGGAGAGTTCGTGATCCGGGACAAGGCATTTGTCGGTGCCGCAGGCCAGGGTAAATACCTGCACCGCAAGCGCTTCGGGGCCGAAGCTCCCCGCCCGGCCCAGACAGAAATCAGCGGAGGAGGGGTCTGA
- the preA gene encoding NAD-dependent dihydropyrimidine dehydrogenase subunit PreA, which yields MADLSIDFAGIKSPNPFWLASAPPTNTGYQVQRAFEAGWGGAVWKTLGEPVINTSARFAAVHFGGQRVAGFNNIELITDRPLEVNLKEIYETKRRFPDHTIIASLMVEPKREKWHEIVKRVEAIGVDGLELNFGCPHGMAERGMGAASGQQPDLVQAQTAWVKEVATTPVIVKLTPNITDITVVARHAVKGGADAISLINTINSLAGVDIHSWNTIPNVGGQGAHGGYCGPAVKPIALSMVAECARDREVGVPISGIGGISTWQDVVEFMLMGSTGIQVCTAVMHHGFRIVEEMIDGLNHYLDEKGLASVTELIGKSVPKYSNWGDLDLNYQVVARINEENCINCNKCHIACEDASHQCIDMLTNAEGKAILQVREEDCVGCNLCSIVCPADGAIDMITLESGAAPMSWNQRSRIISGVNGAYSEAEVG from the coding sequence ATGGCAGATCTCAGTATTGATTTTGCAGGCATCAAGTCACCGAATCCGTTCTGGCTGGCCTCTGCGCCGCCTACCAATACAGGCTATCAGGTGCAGCGTGCGTTCGAGGCAGGCTGGGGAGGCGCGGTGTGGAAGACGCTCGGAGAGCCGGTCATCAATACCTCGGCCCGGTTCGCCGCTGTTCATTTTGGCGGACAGCGTGTAGCGGGTTTCAACAACATTGAGCTGATTACCGACCGTCCGCTGGAGGTCAACCTGAAGGAAATCTATGAGACGAAGCGGAGATTCCCGGACCATACGATCATTGCTTCCCTGATGGTGGAGCCGAAGCGGGAGAAGTGGCATGAGATTGTGAAGCGCGTGGAGGCCATCGGCGTAGACGGTCTGGAGCTGAACTTCGGCTGTCCGCACGGCATGGCTGAACGCGGCATGGGCGCAGCTTCGGGCCAGCAGCCTGATCTGGTGCAGGCGCAGACCGCCTGGGTCAAGGAGGTGGCAACCACCCCGGTCATTGTGAAGCTGACGCCGAATATCACCGACATTACCGTTGTGGCCCGGCATGCCGTCAAGGGCGGGGCGGATGCAATCAGCCTGATCAATACCATCAACAGTCTGGCCGGGGTGGACATCCACAGCTGGAATACGATTCCGAATGTCGGCGGCCAGGGAGCGCACGGCGGTTATTGCGGCCCGGCTGTCAAGCCGATTGCCCTTAGCATGGTGGCGGAATGTGCCAGGGACCGCGAAGTCGGCGTGCCGATCTCCGGCATCGGCGGCATCTCCACCTGGCAGGATGTCGTCGAATTCATGCTGATGGGCTCGACAGGAATTCAGGTCTGCACAGCGGTTATGCATCATGGTTTCAGGATTGTGGAGGAGATGATCGACGGTCTGAACCATTACCTGGACGAGAAGGGACTGGCTTCGGTAACCGAGCTGATTGGCAAGTCAGTGCCTAAGTATTCCAACTGGGGCGATCTTGACCTTAACTATCAAGTCGTTGCGCGGATCAACGAGGAGAACTGTATCAACTGCAATAAATGCCATATTGCCTGTGAAGACGCCTCTCATCAATGCATCGATATGCTGACGAATGCGGAGGGTAAGGCGATTCTGCAAGTGCGTGAGGAAGATTGTGTAGGCTGCAATCTGTGTTCGATTGTCTGCCCGGCAGACGGAGCCATTGATATGATTACCCTTGAGAGCGGGGCGGCCCCGATGAGCTGGAATCAGCGCAGCCGGATCATCAGCGGGGTCAACGGTGCGTATTCGGAAGCGGAGGTGGGTTAA
- a CDS encoding NAD(P)-dependent oxidoreductase — MEHSSPLTTLTPELFMRNFAEAEPGLTRKGATEESNRCLYCYDAPCIQACPTSINIPSFIKRIATDNLRGAAQTIMEANPVGASCARVCPTEELCEGACVLNGASAPIEIGLLQRYATDWAIRSGLQLFRAGEPNGKKVAVIGGGPAGLSAARELAREGFQVVIYEAKPLAGGLDTHGIVSFRLPQDISLWEVEQVEKLGVEIRTGMKVGVDISIEELKAGYDAIVLAAGMGYVPPLGIEGEKLSGVYDAIELVETTKTGIPALELMGQRVAVIGAGNTAIDAATCSVRLGAANVKMIYRRTRGEMTAYDFEYEFAKQEGVEFNWLTLPKRIVGDEQGNVAALECVRMELTGEAGPDGRLSPVPVAGSEFLLPVDAVVVAIGQKRRIDLIEALGLKHTRGVVEIDPATGRTSDPQIYAAGDIVFGAGTGEAMVVSAAQQGKEAAYAIVKQWSGRQDSVVGSAV; from the coding sequence ATGGAGCATTCTTCACCATTAACCACATTGACACCTGAACTGTTCATGCGTAATTTTGCCGAGGCAGAGCCGGGGCTTACCCGCAAGGGGGCGACCGAGGAATCCAACCGCTGTCTGTACTGCTATGATGCGCCGTGTATCCAGGCCTGTCCGACCAGCATCAATATCCCATCCTTCATCAAAAGAATCGCTACCGACAATCTCAGAGGGGCGGCGCAGACCATCATGGAGGCTAATCCAGTCGGCGCAAGCTGCGCAAGGGTATGTCCTACGGAGGAGCTGTGCGAGGGGGCCTGTGTGCTGAACGGCGCTTCCGCACCGATTGAGATTGGCCTGCTGCAGCGTTATGCCACGGATTGGGCGATCCGCAGCGGGCTCCAGCTCTTCCGGGCAGGTGAGCCTAACGGCAAGAAGGTAGCGGTGATCGGCGGCGGACCGGCAGGTCTGTCTGCGGCCAGAGAGCTGGCGCGCGAAGGCTTCCAGGTGGTGATCTATGAGGCGAAGCCGCTGGCCGGAGGCCTGGATACCCATGGGATTGTCTCCTTCCGGCTGCCGCAGGACATCTCGCTCTGGGAAGTGGAGCAGGTGGAGAAGCTGGGCGTAGAGATCCGCACGGGAATGAAGGTGGGCGTGGATATCTCCATAGAAGAGCTTAAGGCCGGATATGATGCGATTGTGCTGGCGGCCGGGATGGGCTACGTCCCTCCGCTGGGGATTGAAGGCGAGAAGCTGTCCGGTGTCTATGATGCGATCGAGCTGGTGGAGACCACCAAGACCGGGATTCCTGCTCTGGAGCTGATGGGACAGCGTGTGGCTGTCATTGGTGCGGGCAATACGGCGATTGATGCGGCCACCTGCTCGGTGCGGCTTGGCGCGGCGAACGTGAAGATGATCTACCGACGGACGCGCGGGGAGATGACGGCTTATGATTTTGAATATGAATTCGCTAAGCAGGAAGGTGTGGAATTCAACTGGCTGACCCTGCCGAAGCGGATTGTCGGGGATGAGCAGGGGAATGTCGCGGCACTGGAATGTGTGCGGATGGAGCTGACCGGTGAGGCCGGGCCGGATGGACGCCTGTCTCCCGTGCCGGTGGCGGGCTCGGAATTCCTGCTCCCGGTGGATGCCGTAGTGGTGGCTATCGGCCAGAAGCGGCGGATTGACCTTATTGAGGCGCTGGGGCTTAAGCATACGCGGGGTGTAGTGGAGATTGATCCCGCTACCGGACGCACTTCTGATCCGCAGATTTATGCTGCCGGCGATATTGTTTTTGGCGCAGGGACGGGGGAGGCCATGGTGGTCTCTGCCGCGCAGCAGGGCAAGGAGGCTGCCTATGCGATTGTGAAGCAGTGGTCAGGCCGTCAGGACAGCGTAGTCGGCTCTGCCGTATAA
- a CDS encoding PucR family transcriptional regulator ligand-binding domain-containing protein has product MDWELVLTVRDALKRPLFAEAELIGGRNGLNRAVRWVHVLESASLESLIHGEEMILTTGMSASTDLGAALSFMQNLIDKNAACLCIELGAYFSTIPQEMTDLANLHDFPLIQFTRTVRFVDITLDLHSLIINRHHRMLQELESISREFHRLTLTSQGTLKVLQLLCKSTRTQILYMQLQGKPLFFPALAPEEQRPLLGFFETFSEEMEGAAPEAAPYICEYGHKTIAVKPVGALDQTWAYILMVCNHKPQEFDCLLLDSASLSIAQELLRTRYMEERKLFSENLWVEELVGGRSQDDNRLKGLVGPDFNLVNELPYRVCLIEIENPRDVKWNSSENDWESITFHLSLILRSIFEKYSLRPLITLKNNRLTVIALDIQSKLPGKLRLQQALDSLQLIRADEKLKDLQLVIGVSKSHRGLKHAHAGYQEAIQALSLYSCYQKPVLMYEELGVFQLLLSLNDGKTLENFISSYIGPLIDHDELKGSELLLTLRVYLDHDGSKQIAARSLFIVRQSLYYRLDKITELLGEDFMLPENRISIQVALRAYQFLYPEKFTLPSSRSAQL; this is encoded by the coding sequence ATGGATTGGGAACTTGTATTAACGGTCCGCGACGCACTGAAGCGGCCGCTGTTCGCAGAAGCTGAGCTGATCGGGGGAAGAAACGGCCTGAACCGGGCAGTCCGCTGGGTGCATGTACTGGAGAGCGCGAGCCTGGAGAGTCTGATTCACGGGGAAGAGATGATTCTGACCACCGGAATGAGCGCAAGCACAGATCTGGGTGCTGCCCTGTCTTTCATGCAGAATCTGATCGATAAGAACGCCGCCTGCCTGTGCATTGAGCTGGGAGCCTACTTCAGTACCATTCCGCAGGAGATGACCGATCTGGCGAACCTGCATGATTTTCCGCTGATCCAATTCACCCGCACTGTACGATTCGTCGACATTACACTCGATCTGCATTCCCTCATCATCAACCGCCACCACCGGATGCTGCAAGAGCTGGAGAGCATCTCCCGCGAATTCCACCGGCTGACCCTAACCTCCCAGGGAACCCTTAAGGTCCTGCAATTGTTATGTAAAAGCACCCGCACACAGATTCTCTATATGCAGCTGCAAGGCAAACCTCTCTTCTTCCCGGCCCTGGCGCCCGAGGAGCAGCGCCCGCTGCTGGGCTTCTTCGAGACCTTCAGCGAAGAGATGGAGGGAGCAGCGCCGGAGGCCGCCCCCTATATCTGCGAATACGGCCACAAGACCATCGCCGTGAAGCCCGTTGGGGCCTTGGACCAGACCTGGGCCTATATCCTGATGGTCTGTAATCACAAGCCGCAGGAATTCGACTGTCTGCTGCTCGATTCAGCCTCTTTATCCATCGCACAGGAGCTGCTGCGCACGCGGTACATGGAGGAACGGAAGCTGTTCTCGGAGAATCTGTGGGTGGAGGAGCTGGTCGGGGGACGCAGCCAGGACGACAACCGGCTCAAGGGGCTGGTCGGCCCGGACTTCAACCTGGTCAACGAGCTGCCCTACCGGGTCTGCCTGATCGAGATCGAGAATCCCCGGGATGTCAAATGGAACAGCTCGGAGAATGACTGGGAATCCATCACCTTCCATCTCTCACTCATCCTGCGCTCCATCTTCGAGAAGTACTCCCTCCGGCCGCTGATCACCCTGAAGAACAACCGGCTGACCGTCATTGCCCTGGATATCCAGTCCAAGCTGCCTGGCAAGCTGCGCCTGCAGCAGGCGCTTGATTCCCTGCAGCTTATCCGCGCGGACGAGAAGCTGAAGGACCTGCAGCTCGTCATCGGAGTCAGCAAGTCCCACCGGGGCCTGAAGCATGCTCATGCCGGTTATCAGGAAGCCATACAAGCGCTGTCCCTTTATTCCTGTTACCAGAAGCCGGTCCTCATGTATGAGGAGTTAGGCGTCTTCCAGCTGCTGCTGAGCCTGAACGACGGCAAGACGCTAGAGAATTTCATCAGCAGCTATATCGGCCCGCTGATTGACCATGATGAGTTGAAGGGCAGCGAGCTGCTGCTGACGCTGCGCGTCTACCTCGATCATGACGGGTCGAAGCAGATCGCCGCCCGCAGCCTCTTCATCGTCAGGCAATCCCTCTACTACCGGCTGGACAAAATCACCGAGCTGCTCGGCGAGGACTTCATGCTCCCGGAGAACCGGATCTCCATTCAGGTCGCCCTGCGCGCCTACCAGTTCCTCTACCCGGAGAAATTCACTCTGCCCAGCTCCCGTTCAGCACAGCTGTGA
- a CDS encoding aspartate aminotransferase family protein: MQSLGKESELAVKKDQRYLWHNMTPYSEQHPPMIAASASGSWVTDIDGNKFLDGMSGLWCVNVGYGRKELAEAAYNQLLSLPYFPLTQSHMPAIALAEKLNEWLEDEYVIFFSNSGSEANEAAFKIARQYQQQTGQPDRHKFIARYRGYHGSSLGALAATGQAQRKYKYEPLGGGFLHVAPPDSYRRPAGMTEEAFNLQCAQAIEDMIVWEGVASVAAVIMEPVITGGGVIVPHQVYMDRVQEICRTHGVLLIIDEVICGFGRSGRKFGHHNFGIKPDIVTMAKGLTSGYLPLSATAVRKEIYEAFKDNSDDYGHFRHVNTFGGNPAACALALRNLEILEQEQLVERAGILGRRLADGFAGLLEHKLVGDIRSFGLVLGIELVADKATRVPAELSVVKGIIADCKAKGLIIGKNGDTVAGFNNVLTFAPPLSSADEDVQFIIDTFTAVLNGSWAE, from the coding sequence GTGCAGAGTCTGGGCAAAGAAAGCGAGCTGGCGGTTAAAAAGGACCAGCGGTATTTGTGGCATAATATGACCCCTTACAGTGAGCAGCATCCGCCGATGATTGCAGCTTCCGCCAGCGGCTCGTGGGTTACCGATATCGACGGCAATAAATTCCTGGACGGCATGTCCGGCCTGTGGTGTGTGAATGTGGGGTACGGGCGCAAGGAGCTGGCGGAGGCGGCGTACAACCAACTGCTGAGCCTGCCGTATTTCCCGCTGACGCAGAGCCATATGCCGGCCATCGCGCTGGCCGAGAAGCTGAATGAATGGCTGGAGGATGAGTATGTCATCTTCTTCTCCAACAGCGGCTCGGAAGCGAACGAAGCAGCCTTCAAAATCGCCCGCCAGTACCAGCAGCAGACCGGCCAGCCTGACCGCCATAAATTCATTGCCCGCTACCGGGGCTACCACGGAAGCTCGCTGGGCGCCCTGGCGGCGACCGGGCAGGCGCAGCGCAAGTACAAGTACGAGCCGCTGGGCGGCGGGTTCCTGCATGTAGCACCGCCGGACAGCTACCGCCGTCCGGCTGGCATGACCGAAGAAGCGTTCAACCTCCAGTGTGCGCAGGCGATTGAGGATATGATCGTCTGGGAAGGCGTAGCGTCGGTAGCGGCGGTGATTATGGAGCCGGTCATTACCGGCGGGGGCGTGATTGTGCCGCATCAGGTCTATATGGACCGGGTGCAGGAGATCTGCCGGACCCACGGCGTATTGCTGATTATCGACGAGGTGATCTGCGGCTTCGGGCGGTCCGGCCGCAAGTTCGGACACCACAATTTCGGAATCAAGCCCGATATTGTCACGATGGCGAAGGGGCTGACGAGCGGCTATCTGCCGTTATCGGCTACCGCTGTGCGCAAGGAGATCTATGAGGCCTTCAAGGATAACAGCGATGACTACGGGCACTTCCGGCATGTGAACACCTTCGGCGGCAATCCGGCTGCCTGTGCGCTTGCCCTGCGCAACCTGGAGATTCTGGAGCAGGAACAGCTGGTGGAGCGTGCCGGAATTCTGGGCCGCAGGCTGGCGGACGGGTTCGCCGGGCTTTTGGAGCATAAGCTGGTTGGCGATATCCGCAGCTTCGGGCTGGTCCTTGGGATTGAGCTGGTGGCGGATAAGGCCACCAGGGTGCCTGCTGAGCTAAGTGTGGTCAAGGGGATTATTGCGGACTGCAAAGCCAAGGGGCTGATCATCGGCAAGAACGGCGATACGGTGGCGGGCTTCAATAATGTGCTCACCTTCGCTCCGCCGTTATCCTCGGCCGATGAGGATGTGCAGTTCATCATCGATACCTTCACAGCTGTGCTGAACGGGAGCTGGGCAGAGTGA
- a CDS encoding CoA-acylating methylmalonate-semialdehyde dehydrogenase: MTLLTGQAGKVMNYVNGAWVESSSGRQEEVFDPATGEVIAYVPISSRAELDAAVRAASRAYSAWKRVAVPRRARYFFQYQQLLVQHSRELAELITLENGKSLEEALGEVQRGIECVEFAAGAPTLMMGSQLPDIATGVESGLYRYPLGVVGGIAPFNFPMMVPCWMFPLAIACGNTFVLKPSERTPLLVNRLAGLFAEAGFPPGVLNVVHGAHEVVDGLLAHEEVKAVSFVGSQPVAEYVYKQGTAHGKRVQALAGAKNHSIVLKDADLDHAVKNILSAAFGSAGERCMACAVVVVQEDIADELVNRIAEAADGLRIGNGKEEGVFLGPVIRQANKDRTIDYIEAGLAEKAVLVRDGRKDAAAAGRGYFLGPTIFDHVQPGMKIWRDEIFAPLLSVVRVKDLAEAIAVTNQSSFANGACIYTDSARAVREFREEIDAGMLGVNLGVPAPMAFFPFSGYKKSFYGDLHANGRDGVEFYTRKKMITARY; the protein is encoded by the coding sequence ATGACACTGCTCACGGGTCAGGCCGGTAAAGTGATGAACTATGTGAACGGAGCTTGGGTGGAGTCCTCATCCGGGCGGCAGGAGGAAGTGTTCGACCCGGCGACAGGTGAAGTGATTGCCTATGTGCCGATCTCCAGCCGTGCGGAGCTGGATGCAGCCGTGCGGGCAGCTTCCAGAGCTTATTCCGCGTGGAAAAGAGTGGCCGTCCCACGCCGGGCCCGCTATTTCTTCCAGTACCAGCAGCTGCTGGTACAGCACAGCAGGGAACTAGCCGAGCTGATTACGCTGGAGAACGGCAAAAGCCTGGAGGAAGCGCTGGGCGAGGTGCAGCGCGGCATCGAATGCGTGGAATTCGCCGCCGGTGCTCCCACGCTGATGATGGGCAGCCAGCTGCCGGATATCGCGACAGGCGTAGAGTCCGGCTTGTACCGTTATCCCCTGGGCGTTGTGGGCGGCATTGCGCCGTTCAACTTCCCGATGATGGTGCCCTGCTGGATGTTCCCGCTGGCGATAGCCTGCGGCAATACCTTTGTGCTGAAGCCCTCCGAGCGGACACCGCTGCTGGTGAACCGGCTGGCCGGGCTGTTCGCAGAAGCGGGCTTCCCGCCGGGGGTGCTGAATGTGGTACACGGGGCACATGAGGTGGTGGACGGCCTGCTGGCGCATGAGGAGGTGAAGGCGGTCTCCTTCGTCGGCTCACAGCCGGTGGCGGAATATGTCTATAAGCAGGGGACTGCGCACGGCAAGCGGGTGCAGGCGCTGGCCGGCGCGAAGAATCATTCGATTGTGCTGAAGGATGCCGATCTGGACCATGCGGTGAAGAATATTCTATCCGCGGCCTTCGGCTCCGCGGGCGAACGGTGCATGGCCTGCGCTGTGGTTGTGGTGCAGGAGGATATTGCCGATGAGCTGGTGAACCGGATCGCAGAGGCCGCGGACGGGTTGAGGATCGGGAACGGCAAGGAGGAGGGCGTGTTCCTCGGCCCGGTCATCCGGCAGGCGAACAAAGACCGGACGATCGATTACATTGAAGCTGGGCTTGCCGAGAAGGCGGTGCTGGTGCGGGATGGCCGGAAGGATGCTGCGGCCGCGGGCCGCGGCTATTTCCTCGGCCCGACGATCTTCGATCATGTGCAGCCGGGTATGAAGATCTGGCGTGACGAGATCTTCGCGCCGCTGCTGTCAGTGGTGCGGGTGAAGGATCTGGCGGAGGCGATAGCGGTGACGAATCAATCCTCTTTTGCCAATGGGGCCTGCATCTATACTGACAGTGCCAGGGCGGTCCGCGAATTCCGCGAGGAGATCGATGCCGGGATGCTGGGCGTCAATCTGGGTGTACCGGCACCTATGGCATTCTTCCCTTTCTCAGGATACAAGAAATCGTTCTATGGAGATCTGCATGCGAACGGCCGTGACGGTGTGGAATTCTACACCCGCAAGAAAATGATTACCGCGCGTTACTAA
- a CDS encoding ABC transporter substrate-binding protein, which yields MMKGKQGKYRGGLWLAAVLMLISLLAGCGGNNNASPSAAEATAGNAAAASPEAAATTEPAAEAVTVKLQLKWVPQAQFAGYFLAQDKGYYAAEGLKVEILPGGPDIVPEQQVAGGSADIGVDWVASLLTSQEQEMPLVQIAQIFQKSGLVLVSKKEAGITTPGELKGKKVGNWMGGNEFEILALFDKYKLDSGKDLNFTKQGFTMDQFLGGELDAASAMTYNEYQVVLESGIKAEDLSVIDMNDEGVAMLEDNLFANKEWLEGNKETAAKFVRASLKGWADAIADPEAAVDSVMKLAEAGSTTREHQLTMMTEVAKLIQPEGFDAAKLGYTDAAAFQQTADIALKFGVIKTASKVEGAYTNEIVEMAAK from the coding sequence ATGATGAAGGGTAAACAGGGCAAATATCGTGGCGGGTTATGGCTTGCTGCGGTTCTAATGCTGATCTCTCTGCTTGCGGGCTGCGGCGGCAACAACAACGCCAGTCCCTCCGCAGCAGAAGCGACTGCGGGGAATGCGGCGGCAGCTTCGCCGGAAGCGGCGGCAACCACAGAACCGGCGGCTGAGGCGGTCACCGTGAAGCTGCAGCTCAAATGGGTGCCGCAGGCCCAGTTCGCAGGGTACTTCCTGGCGCAGGACAAAGGGTATTATGCGGCAGAGGGCCTGAAGGTCGAGATTCTGCCGGGCGGGCCGGATATCGTGCCTGAGCAGCAGGTGGCCGGCGGTTCGGCCGATATCGGGGTGGACTGGGTGGCGAGCCTGCTGACCAGCCAGGAGCAGGAGATGCCGCTGGTGCAGATCGCCCAGATTTTCCAGAAGAGCGGGCTGGTGCTGGTATCCAAGAAGGAGGCGGGCATCACTACACCTGGTGAGCTGAAGGGGAAGAAGGTGGGCAACTGGATGGGCGGCAATGAGTTTGAGATTCTGGCGCTTTTTGATAAATACAAGCTGGATTCAGGCAAGGATCTGAACTTCACCAAGCAGGGGTTCACGATGGATCAGTTCCTCGGCGGTGAGCTGGATGCGGCCTCGGCCATGACCTATAACGAATACCAGGTGGTGCTGGAGTCGGGCATTAAGGCAGAGGACCTGAGTGTCATTGATATGAATGACGAAGGTGTGGCGATGCTCGAAGACAATCTGTTCGCCAATAAGGAATGGCTGGAGGGCAACAAGGAGACGGCGGCCAAGTTCGTCCGTGCTTCCCTGAAGGGCTGGGCGGATGCGATTGCTGATCCCGAAGCGGCTGTGGACAGTGTGATGAAGCTTGCCGAAGCGGGCAGCACGACCCGGGAGCATCAGCTGACGATGATGACGGAGGTTGCCAAGCTGATCCAGCCGGAGGGCTTCGATGCTGCCAAGCTGGGCTATACGGATGCTGCCGCTTTCCAGCAGACCGCCGATATCGCGCTGAAATTCGGGGTCATTAAGACGGCTTCCAAGGTGGAGGGGGCCTACACGAACGAGATTGTGGAGATGGCGGCAAAATAA